From Delphinus delphis chromosome X, mDelDel1.2, whole genome shotgun sequence, a single genomic window includes:
- the ARHGAP36 gene encoding rho GTPase-activating protein 36 isoform X2 has protein sequence MISIHSLSELERLKLQETAYHELVARHFLSEFKPERALPIDRPNTLEKWFLILRGQERAVSRKTFGIRLEEVLVNELTRRKQLELRATMQIEEATRQAAGRRRGNVVQRMFGRIRRFFSRRRAEPSLPREFTRRGRRGAVSVDSLAELEDGALLLQTLQLSKTSFPIGQRLLGSKRKMSLNPIAKQIPQVVEACCSFIEKHGLSTVGIFTLEYSEQRVRKLREEFDQGLDVVLDDSQNVHDVAALLKEFFRDMKDSLLPDDLYMSFLLTATLKPQDQLSALQLLVYLMPPCHSDTLERLLKVLHKITENCEDSIGIDGQLVSGNRMTSTNLALVFGSALLKRGTSAKRESRKTKLGIDHYVASVSVVRAMIDNWDILFQVPPHIQRQVAKRVWKSSPEALDFIRRRNLRKIQSARIKMEEDALLSDPVENSAEARAAVLGQSKPFDEGSSEEPAVPPGTARSHDDDEGAGNPPILEQDRPLLRVPREKEAKTGIGYFFP, from the exons ATGATCTCAATACACAGCCTCTCCGAGCTGGAGCGTCTGAAGCTGCAAGAGACTGCTTACCACGAACTCGTGGCCAGGCATTTCCTCTCTGAATTCAAACCTGAAAGAG CTCTACCTattgaccgtccaaacaccttgGAGAAGTGGTTTCTGATTCTGAGAGGACAAGAGAGGG CGGTATCACGCAAGACGTTTGGCATTCGACTGGAAGAGGTGCTGGTGAACGAGCTTACCCGCCGCAAGCAACTTGAACTGAGAGCCACGATGCAGATTGAAGAAGCCACCCGTCAGGCTGCGGGCCGTCGTCGGGGAAACGTGGTGCAAAGGATGTTTGGCCGCATCAGGCGCTTTTTCAGTCGCAGGCGGGCTGAGCCCTCCTTGCCCCGGGAGTTTACTCGCCGTGGGCGTCGA GGTGCAGTCTCTGTGGATAGCCTGGCTGAACTGGAGGACGGGGCCCTGCTGCTGCAGACCCTGCAACTTTCCAAGACTTCCTTTCCAATTGGCCAGCGACTTCTGGGATCCAAAAGGAAAATGAGCCTCAATCCGATTGCCAAGCAAATCCCCCAGGTTGTTGAGGCTTGCTGCAGCTTCATTGAGAAACATG GCTTAAGCACAGTGGGGATTTTCACCCTGGAATATTCTGAGCAGAGGGTGCGTAAG cTCCGTGAAGAATTTGATCAAGGTCTGGATGTAGTGCTGGATGACTCTCAGAACGTGCATGATGTGGCCGCACTCCTCAAGGAGTTTTTCCGTGACATGAAGGACTCTTTGCTGCCAGATGATCTGTACATGTCCTTCCTCCTGACAGCAA CTCTGAAGCCACAGGATCAGCTTTCTGCCTTGCAGTTGCTGGTTTACCTGATGCCACCTTGCCACAGTGACACCCTGGAGCGTCTCCTGAAGGTCCTGCATAAGATCACTGAGAACTGCGAGGACTCCATTGGCATTGATGGACAGTTG GTTTCAGGCAATCGTATGACTTCCACCAATTTGGCTTTGGTGTTTGGATCTGCTCTCCTGAAGAGGGGGACATCTGCcaagagggagtccaggaaaacaaAACTGGGGATTGACCACTATGTTGCTTCTGTCAGTGTGGTCCGTGCCATGATTGATAACTGGGATATCCTCTTTCAG GTGCCTCCCCATATTCAGAGGCAGGTTGCTAAGCGTGTATGGAAATCCAGTCCTGAAGCCCTTGATTTTATCAGACGCAGGAATTTGAGGAAGATCCA GAGCGCACGGATAAAGATGGAAGAGGATGCTTTACTTTCTGATCCAGTGGAAAACTCTGCTGAAGCCCGGGCTGCTGTCCTTGGTCAAAGCAAGCCCTTTGATGAAG GTTCCTCTGAGGAGCCAGCTGTGCCTCCCGGCACTGCCCGTTCCCATGACGATGATGAAGGAGCGGGTAACCCCCCCATTCTGGAGCAAGACCGCCCATTGCTCCGTGTGCCCCGGGAGAAGGAGGCCAAAACTGGCATCGGCTACTTCTTTCCTTAG
- the ARHGAP36 gene encoding rho GTPase-activating protein 36 isoform X1: protein MKGKKEELHFAKFWKLEVQNQGVGRAMLPMGLFLVNVLGGAPGHNPDRRTKMISIHSLSELERLKLQETAYHELVARHFLSEFKPERALPIDRPNTLEKWFLILRGQERAVSRKTFGIRLEEVLVNELTRRKQLELRATMQIEEATRQAAGRRRGNVVQRMFGRIRRFFSRRRAEPSLPREFTRRGRRGAVSVDSLAELEDGALLLQTLQLSKTSFPIGQRLLGSKRKMSLNPIAKQIPQVVEACCSFIEKHGLSTVGIFTLEYSEQRVRKLREEFDQGLDVVLDDSQNVHDVAALLKEFFRDMKDSLLPDDLYMSFLLTATLKPQDQLSALQLLVYLMPPCHSDTLERLLKVLHKITENCEDSIGIDGQLVSGNRMTSTNLALVFGSALLKRGTSAKRESRKTKLGIDHYVASVSVVRAMIDNWDILFQVPPHIQRQVAKRVWKSSPEALDFIRRRNLRKIQSARIKMEEDALLSDPVENSAEARAAVLGQSKPFDEGSSEEPAVPPGTARSHDDDEGAGNPPILEQDRPLLRVPREKEAKTGIGYFFP, encoded by the exons TGAACGTCCTGGGAGGAGCCCCAGGACACAACCCGGACCGCAGGACCAAGATGATCTCAATACACAGCCTCTCCGAGCTGGAGCGTCTGAAGCTGCAAGAGACTGCTTACCACGAACTCGTGGCCAGGCATTTCCTCTCTGAATTCAAACCTGAAAGAG CTCTACCTattgaccgtccaaacaccttgGAGAAGTGGTTTCTGATTCTGAGAGGACAAGAGAGGG CGGTATCACGCAAGACGTTTGGCATTCGACTGGAAGAGGTGCTGGTGAACGAGCTTACCCGCCGCAAGCAACTTGAACTGAGAGCCACGATGCAGATTGAAGAAGCCACCCGTCAGGCTGCGGGCCGTCGTCGGGGAAACGTGGTGCAAAGGATGTTTGGCCGCATCAGGCGCTTTTTCAGTCGCAGGCGGGCTGAGCCCTCCTTGCCCCGGGAGTTTACTCGCCGTGGGCGTCGA GGTGCAGTCTCTGTGGATAGCCTGGCTGAACTGGAGGACGGGGCCCTGCTGCTGCAGACCCTGCAACTTTCCAAGACTTCCTTTCCAATTGGCCAGCGACTTCTGGGATCCAAAAGGAAAATGAGCCTCAATCCGATTGCCAAGCAAATCCCCCAGGTTGTTGAGGCTTGCTGCAGCTTCATTGAGAAACATG GCTTAAGCACAGTGGGGATTTTCACCCTGGAATATTCTGAGCAGAGGGTGCGTAAG cTCCGTGAAGAATTTGATCAAGGTCTGGATGTAGTGCTGGATGACTCTCAGAACGTGCATGATGTGGCCGCACTCCTCAAGGAGTTTTTCCGTGACATGAAGGACTCTTTGCTGCCAGATGATCTGTACATGTCCTTCCTCCTGACAGCAA CTCTGAAGCCACAGGATCAGCTTTCTGCCTTGCAGTTGCTGGTTTACCTGATGCCACCTTGCCACAGTGACACCCTGGAGCGTCTCCTGAAGGTCCTGCATAAGATCACTGAGAACTGCGAGGACTCCATTGGCATTGATGGACAGTTG GTTTCAGGCAATCGTATGACTTCCACCAATTTGGCTTTGGTGTTTGGATCTGCTCTCCTGAAGAGGGGGACATCTGCcaagagggagtccaggaaaacaaAACTGGGGATTGACCACTATGTTGCTTCTGTCAGTGTGGTCCGTGCCATGATTGATAACTGGGATATCCTCTTTCAG GTGCCTCCCCATATTCAGAGGCAGGTTGCTAAGCGTGTATGGAAATCCAGTCCTGAAGCCCTTGATTTTATCAGACGCAGGAATTTGAGGAAGATCCA GAGCGCACGGATAAAGATGGAAGAGGATGCTTTACTTTCTGATCCAGTGGAAAACTCTGCTGAAGCCCGGGCTGCTGTCCTTGGTCAAAGCAAGCCCTTTGATGAAG GTTCCTCTGAGGAGCCAGCTGTGCCTCCCGGCACTGCCCGTTCCCATGACGATGATGAAGGAGCGGGTAACCCCCCCATTCTGGAGCAAGACCGCCCATTGCTCCGTGTGCCCCGGGAGAAGGAGGCCAAAACTGGCATCGGCTACTTCTTTCCTTAG